From the Colletotrichum lupini chromosome 10, complete sequence genome, one window contains:
- a CDS encoding zinc knuckle — protein sequence MKARNTSRSGEVENLLLDCRPSSALRFAEMGHTRKKRKRHKKRTSRKERPDNEVSTSSSSARQHEAQDDEASASDSDSDYANNLDLIQVNLKRSPARMVYLVDHIPHVNPPPDVVAIQDPPSEFAWIPCPGYNIEYLPARELLEKDNPKTIEDPIPVKLVGFYVTQSIDPSDWRIDWREHDNDRYSSVASLFLNTSCGEITIHNVYNNKQSISMSKLLIESDHPVTGESAILVGDFNLHYPGWGGDGVAQVEKDAEILHQATSMAGMRCLLPPGLRSYSRSATDSGDSSTTIDLAFAGSPLRPIETRSHASNWDKANEKKYCKEAKKQSLMIGCPTIRTAAQFLSSQWFFLLVCVPILQVQ from the exons ATGAAGGCCCGCAACACGTCTCGCTCTGGTGAAGTGGAGAATCTTCTCCTGG ATTGTCGGCCGTCTTCGGCGTTGAGGTTCGCTGAAATGGGGCATACTCGCAAGAAGAGAAAACGGCATAAGAAACGAACTTCACGGAAAGAGAGG CCAGATAATGAGGTCTCGACCTCGTCATCAAGTGCTCGCCAGCACGAGGCGCAGGATGACGAGGCATCTGCATCCGATTCCGACTCGGACTACGCCAACAACCTGGACCTAATTCAGGTGAACCTCAAACGCTCTCCCGCCCGTATGGTTTACCTCGTCGACCACATTCCACACGTGAATCCTCCGCCAGACGTCGTTGCCATCCAAGACCCTCCATCAGAGTTCGCTTGGATACCATGTCCAGGCTACAACATTGAGTATCTCCCAGCAAGAGAGCTTTTGGAAAAAGACAACCCGAAAACGATAGAAGACCCTATTCCAGTCAAGCTTGTCGGATTTTATGTTACCCAGTCGATCGATCCAAGCGACTGGAGGATCGATTGGCGGGAACATGATAACGACCGCTATAGCTCGGTAGCTTCCTTGTTTCTCAATACATCCTGCGGCGAGATAACGATTCATAACGTCTACAACAACAAGCAATCCATCTCCATGTCAAAATTATTGATAGAGTCGGATCATCCTGTCACTGGCGAAAGTGCCATATTGGTTGGGGACTTCAACCTCCACTATCCGGGATGGGGTGGAGATGGGGTTGCGCAAGTTGAGAAAGACGCCGAGATTCTTCACCAGGCAACAAGCATGGCAGGCATGCGATGCTTGTTGCCACCCGGCCTAAGGAGTTACTCACGGTCGGCTACCGACTCCGGCGATTCCTCAACCACGATTGACTTGGCCTTTGCCG GATCTCCTTTGCGCCCAATCGAGACAAGAAGCCACGCTTCAAACTGGGACAAAGCAAATGAAAAGAAATACTGCAAAGAAGCCAAAAAGCAATCGCTCATGATCGGCTGCCCCACTATCCGAACTGCAGCTCAG TTCCTATCCTCCCAGTGGTTTTTTCTACTTGTTTGTGTACCCATTCTTCAGGTCCAGTAG